A single genomic interval of Electrophorus electricus isolate fEleEle1 chromosome 4, fEleEle1.pri, whole genome shotgun sequence harbors:
- the mgat4c gene encoding alpha-1,3-mannosyl-glycoprotein 4-beta-N-acetylglucosaminyltransferase C isoform X3 — translation MCRICAWKAEDCRSLHENYTTLNWPCLDLTGSARAMRTLLKYLDRMRCFRKRSTIPFLVVLITFLLFINLYMEDGYVLEEDKRQLREASMHPLNSERYVHTFKDITNFSGAINVTYRYLAGTPLPRKKYLTIGLSSVKRKRGNYLLETIKSIFDQSSYEELKEIIVVVHLADFDLAWCESLVQEISRKFGHHIIAGRLLIIHAPEEYYPSLDGLKRNYNDPEDRVRFRSKQNVDYAFLLNFCANLSHFYVMLEDDVRCSRNFLTALKKVITSREGSYWVTLEFSKLGYIGKLYHSRDLSRLAHFLLMFYQEMPCDWLLIHFRGLLAQKDVIRFKPSLFQHMGYYSSYKGAENKLKDDDFEEDSLDIPDNPPATLYTNINVFESYDAAKAYSSVDEYFWGKAPSTGDFYVIVFNKATKISKIKIATGTDDRQNDILHHGALEVGEKLVGTKKGKQCSSYITLGEFKNGNIEVNHVDHKIAFDIECVRIVVTANQKEWLIIRSICLWTTQTPSQ, via the exons ATGTGCAGGATTTGTGCGTGGAAAGCTGAGGATTGCCGTAGTCTCCATGAGAATTACACCACACTCAACTGGCCTTGCCTAG ATCTGACAGGTAGCGCCCGCGCCATGAGGACTCTGCTAAAGTACCTGGATAGGATGAGATGTTTCCGGAAGCGCTCTACCATTCCCTTTCTGGTGGTGCTGATTACTTTTCTGCTTTTCATAAACCTCTACATGGAGGACGGCTACGTGCTA GAGGAGGACAAACGACAGTTGAGGGAGGCGTCTATGCACCCGCTAAATTCTGAGCGATACGTTCACACCTTCAAAGACATCACCAATTTCTCTGGAGCCATTAATGTGACATATCGCTACCTGGCTGGAACTCCTTTGCCTCGAAAAA AGTATCTCACGATTGGACTGTCATCAGTGAAAAGGAAACGAGGAAATTACCTTCTGGAGACTATCAAATCCATTTTTGACCAGTCAAGCTATGAGGAGCTCAAAGAGATCATTGTGGTGGTCCACCTTGCAGACTTCGACCTGGCTTGGTGTGAGAGCTTGGTCCAAGAGATCTCCAGGAAATTCGGTCACCATATTATTGCAGGTCGTCTTCTGATCATTCACGCACCCGAGGAGTATTACCCGTCTTTGGATGGGCTAAAGCGAAACTACAACGACCCAGAGGACCGGGTGCGGTTCCGCTCCAAGCAGAATGTGGACTACGCTTTCCTCCTCAACTTCTGTGCCAACCTCTCTCACTTTTACGTGATGCTGGAGGACGACGTGCGATGCTCACGGAACTTCCTCACGGCACTGAAGAAGGTGATCACGTCCAGAGAGGGCTCGTACTGGGTGACACTGGAGTTCTCCAAGCTGGGCTACATCGGGAAGCTTTACCACTCGCGAGATCTTTCCCGACTTGCACATTTCCTGCTCATGTTCTATCAGGAGATGCCCTGCGACTGGCTCCTGATCCATTTCCGAGGCCTACTGGCCCAGAAGGATGTGATACGCTTCAAGCCATCCCTCTTCCAGCACATGGGATACTACTCATCTTACAAGGGGGCTGAGAACAAACTAAAAGACGACGATTTTGAGGAAGACTCACTTGATATCCCAGACAACCCGCCTGCCACGCTGTACACAAACATTAATGTGTTTGAGAGCTATGATGCAGCCAAAGCATATAGTAGTGTGGATGAATATTTCTGGGGCAAGGCGCCTTCCACCGGCGACTTCTACGTCATAGTCTTCAACAAGGCCACCAAAATCAGTAAGATAAAGATTGCCACCGGGACGGACGATCggcaaaatgacattttgcaccATGGAGCTTTGGAAGTTGGGGAGAAATTGGTGGGAACCAAAAAAGGCAAGCAGTGCTCCTCCTACATCACACTAGGGGAGTTTAAGAATGGGAACATCGAGGTTAACCACGTGGACCATAAGATCGCTTTTGACATAGAGTGTGTTCGCATTGTTGTTACAGCGAACCAGAAAGAATGGCTGATCATCAGAAGCATATGCCTGTGGACTACACAGACTCCAAGTCAGTGA
- the mgat4c gene encoding alpha-1,3-mannosyl-glycoprotein 4-beta-N-acetylglucosaminyltransferase C isoform X1 — protein sequence MAESCENESDVKEVRKDSPQQMCRICAWKAEDCRSLHENYTTLNWPCLDLTGSARAMRTLLKYLDRMRCFRKRSTIPFLVVLITFLLFINLYMEDGYVLEEDKRQLREASMHPLNSERYVHTFKDITNFSGAINVTYRYLAGTPLPRKKYLTIGLSSVKRKRGNYLLETIKSIFDQSSYEELKEIIVVVHLADFDLAWCESLVQEISRKFGHHIIAGRLLIIHAPEEYYPSLDGLKRNYNDPEDRVRFRSKQNVDYAFLLNFCANLSHFYVMLEDDVRCSRNFLTALKKVITSREGSYWVTLEFSKLGYIGKLYHSRDLSRLAHFLLMFYQEMPCDWLLIHFRGLLAQKDVIRFKPSLFQHMGYYSSYKGAENKLKDDDFEEDSLDIPDNPPATLYTNINVFESYDAAKAYSSVDEYFWGKAPSTGDFYVIVFNKATKISKIKIATGTDDRQNDILHHGALEVGEKLVGTKKGKQCSSYITLGEFKNGNIEVNHVDHKIAFDIECVRIVVTANQKEWLIIRSICLWTTQTPSQ from the exons TGAAGGAGGTCAGGAAGGATTCCCCACAACAGATGTGCAGGATTTGTGCGTGGAAAGCTGAGGATTGCCGTAGTCTCCATGAGAATTACACCACACTCAACTGGCCTTGCCTAG ATCTGACAGGTAGCGCCCGCGCCATGAGGACTCTGCTAAAGTACCTGGATAGGATGAGATGTTTCCGGAAGCGCTCTACCATTCCCTTTCTGGTGGTGCTGATTACTTTTCTGCTTTTCATAAACCTCTACATGGAGGACGGCTACGTGCTA GAGGAGGACAAACGACAGTTGAGGGAGGCGTCTATGCACCCGCTAAATTCTGAGCGATACGTTCACACCTTCAAAGACATCACCAATTTCTCTGGAGCCATTAATGTGACATATCGCTACCTGGCTGGAACTCCTTTGCCTCGAAAAA AGTATCTCACGATTGGACTGTCATCAGTGAAAAGGAAACGAGGAAATTACCTTCTGGAGACTATCAAATCCATTTTTGACCAGTCAAGCTATGAGGAGCTCAAAGAGATCATTGTGGTGGTCCACCTTGCAGACTTCGACCTGGCTTGGTGTGAGAGCTTGGTCCAAGAGATCTCCAGGAAATTCGGTCACCATATTATTGCAGGTCGTCTTCTGATCATTCACGCACCCGAGGAGTATTACCCGTCTTTGGATGGGCTAAAGCGAAACTACAACGACCCAGAGGACCGGGTGCGGTTCCGCTCCAAGCAGAATGTGGACTACGCTTTCCTCCTCAACTTCTGTGCCAACCTCTCTCACTTTTACGTGATGCTGGAGGACGACGTGCGATGCTCACGGAACTTCCTCACGGCACTGAAGAAGGTGATCACGTCCAGAGAGGGCTCGTACTGGGTGACACTGGAGTTCTCCAAGCTGGGCTACATCGGGAAGCTTTACCACTCGCGAGATCTTTCCCGACTTGCACATTTCCTGCTCATGTTCTATCAGGAGATGCCCTGCGACTGGCTCCTGATCCATTTCCGAGGCCTACTGGCCCAGAAGGATGTGATACGCTTCAAGCCATCCCTCTTCCAGCACATGGGATACTACTCATCTTACAAGGGGGCTGAGAACAAACTAAAAGACGACGATTTTGAGGAAGACTCACTTGATATCCCAGACAACCCGCCTGCCACGCTGTACACAAACATTAATGTGTTTGAGAGCTATGATGCAGCCAAAGCATATAGTAGTGTGGATGAATATTTCTGGGGCAAGGCGCCTTCCACCGGCGACTTCTACGTCATAGTCTTCAACAAGGCCACCAAAATCAGTAAGATAAAGATTGCCACCGGGACGGACGATCggcaaaatgacattttgcaccATGGAGCTTTGGAAGTTGGGGAGAAATTGGTGGGAACCAAAAAAGGCAAGCAGTGCTCCTCCTACATCACACTAGGGGAGTTTAAGAATGGGAACATCGAGGTTAACCACGTGGACCATAAGATCGCTTTTGACATAGAGTGTGTTCGCATTGTTGTTACAGCGAACCAGAAAGAATGGCTGATCATCAGAAGCATATGCCTGTGGACTACACAGACTCCAAGTCAGTGA
- the mgat4c gene encoding alpha-1,3-mannosyl-glycoprotein 4-beta-N-acetylglucosaminyltransferase C isoform X4 produces the protein MRTLLKYLDRMRCFRKRSTIPFLVVLITFLLFINLYMEDGYVLEEDKRQLREASMHPLNSERYVHTFKDITNFSGAINVTYRYLAGTPLPRKKYLTIGLSSVKRKRGNYLLETIKSIFDQSSYEELKEIIVVVHLADFDLAWCESLVQEISRKFGHHIIAGRLLIIHAPEEYYPSLDGLKRNYNDPEDRVRFRSKQNVDYAFLLNFCANLSHFYVMLEDDVRCSRNFLTALKKVITSREGSYWVTLEFSKLGYIGKLYHSRDLSRLAHFLLMFYQEMPCDWLLIHFRGLLAQKDVIRFKPSLFQHMGYYSSYKGAENKLKDDDFEEDSLDIPDNPPATLYTNINVFESYDAAKAYSSVDEYFWGKAPSTGDFYVIVFNKATKISKIKIATGTDDRQNDILHHGALEVGEKLVGTKKGKQCSSYITLGEFKNGNIEVNHVDHKIAFDIECVRIVVTANQKEWLIIRSICLWTTQTPSQ, from the exons ATGAGGACTCTGCTAAAGTACCTGGATAGGATGAGATGTTTCCGGAAGCGCTCTACCATTCCCTTTCTGGTGGTGCTGATTACTTTTCTGCTTTTCATAAACCTCTACATGGAGGACGGCTACGTGCTA GAGGAGGACAAACGACAGTTGAGGGAGGCGTCTATGCACCCGCTAAATTCTGAGCGATACGTTCACACCTTCAAAGACATCACCAATTTCTCTGGAGCCATTAATGTGACATATCGCTACCTGGCTGGAACTCCTTTGCCTCGAAAAA AGTATCTCACGATTGGACTGTCATCAGTGAAAAGGAAACGAGGAAATTACCTTCTGGAGACTATCAAATCCATTTTTGACCAGTCAAGCTATGAGGAGCTCAAAGAGATCATTGTGGTGGTCCACCTTGCAGACTTCGACCTGGCTTGGTGTGAGAGCTTGGTCCAAGAGATCTCCAGGAAATTCGGTCACCATATTATTGCAGGTCGTCTTCTGATCATTCACGCACCCGAGGAGTATTACCCGTCTTTGGATGGGCTAAAGCGAAACTACAACGACCCAGAGGACCGGGTGCGGTTCCGCTCCAAGCAGAATGTGGACTACGCTTTCCTCCTCAACTTCTGTGCCAACCTCTCTCACTTTTACGTGATGCTGGAGGACGACGTGCGATGCTCACGGAACTTCCTCACGGCACTGAAGAAGGTGATCACGTCCAGAGAGGGCTCGTACTGGGTGACACTGGAGTTCTCCAAGCTGGGCTACATCGGGAAGCTTTACCACTCGCGAGATCTTTCCCGACTTGCACATTTCCTGCTCATGTTCTATCAGGAGATGCCCTGCGACTGGCTCCTGATCCATTTCCGAGGCCTACTGGCCCAGAAGGATGTGATACGCTTCAAGCCATCCCTCTTCCAGCACATGGGATACTACTCATCTTACAAGGGGGCTGAGAACAAACTAAAAGACGACGATTTTGAGGAAGACTCACTTGATATCCCAGACAACCCGCCTGCCACGCTGTACACAAACATTAATGTGTTTGAGAGCTATGATGCAGCCAAAGCATATAGTAGTGTGGATGAATATTTCTGGGGCAAGGCGCCTTCCACCGGCGACTTCTACGTCATAGTCTTCAACAAGGCCACCAAAATCAGTAAGATAAAGATTGCCACCGGGACGGACGATCggcaaaatgacattttgcaccATGGAGCTTTGGAAGTTGGGGAGAAATTGGTGGGAACCAAAAAAGGCAAGCAGTGCTCCTCCTACATCACACTAGGGGAGTTTAAGAATGGGAACATCGAGGTTAACCACGTGGACCATAAGATCGCTTTTGACATAGAGTGTGTTCGCATTGTTGTTACAGCGAACCAGAAAGAATGGCTGATCATCAGAAGCATATGCCTGTGGACTACACAGACTCCAAGTCAGTGA
- the mgat4c gene encoding alpha-1,3-mannosyl-glycoprotein 4-beta-N-acetylglucosaminyltransferase C isoform X2, with translation MLGIVKEVRKDSPQQMCRICAWKAEDCRSLHENYTTLNWPCLDLTGSARAMRTLLKYLDRMRCFRKRSTIPFLVVLITFLLFINLYMEDGYVLEEDKRQLREASMHPLNSERYVHTFKDITNFSGAINVTYRYLAGTPLPRKKYLTIGLSSVKRKRGNYLLETIKSIFDQSSYEELKEIIVVVHLADFDLAWCESLVQEISRKFGHHIIAGRLLIIHAPEEYYPSLDGLKRNYNDPEDRVRFRSKQNVDYAFLLNFCANLSHFYVMLEDDVRCSRNFLTALKKVITSREGSYWVTLEFSKLGYIGKLYHSRDLSRLAHFLLMFYQEMPCDWLLIHFRGLLAQKDVIRFKPSLFQHMGYYSSYKGAENKLKDDDFEEDSLDIPDNPPATLYTNINVFESYDAAKAYSSVDEYFWGKAPSTGDFYVIVFNKATKISKIKIATGTDDRQNDILHHGALEVGEKLVGTKKGKQCSSYITLGEFKNGNIEVNHVDHKIAFDIECVRIVVTANQKEWLIIRSICLWTTQTPSQ, from the exons TGAAGGAGGTCAGGAAGGATTCCCCACAACAGATGTGCAGGATTTGTGCGTGGAAAGCTGAGGATTGCCGTAGTCTCCATGAGAATTACACCACACTCAACTGGCCTTGCCTAG ATCTGACAGGTAGCGCCCGCGCCATGAGGACTCTGCTAAAGTACCTGGATAGGATGAGATGTTTCCGGAAGCGCTCTACCATTCCCTTTCTGGTGGTGCTGATTACTTTTCTGCTTTTCATAAACCTCTACATGGAGGACGGCTACGTGCTA GAGGAGGACAAACGACAGTTGAGGGAGGCGTCTATGCACCCGCTAAATTCTGAGCGATACGTTCACACCTTCAAAGACATCACCAATTTCTCTGGAGCCATTAATGTGACATATCGCTACCTGGCTGGAACTCCTTTGCCTCGAAAAA AGTATCTCACGATTGGACTGTCATCAGTGAAAAGGAAACGAGGAAATTACCTTCTGGAGACTATCAAATCCATTTTTGACCAGTCAAGCTATGAGGAGCTCAAAGAGATCATTGTGGTGGTCCACCTTGCAGACTTCGACCTGGCTTGGTGTGAGAGCTTGGTCCAAGAGATCTCCAGGAAATTCGGTCACCATATTATTGCAGGTCGTCTTCTGATCATTCACGCACCCGAGGAGTATTACCCGTCTTTGGATGGGCTAAAGCGAAACTACAACGACCCAGAGGACCGGGTGCGGTTCCGCTCCAAGCAGAATGTGGACTACGCTTTCCTCCTCAACTTCTGTGCCAACCTCTCTCACTTTTACGTGATGCTGGAGGACGACGTGCGATGCTCACGGAACTTCCTCACGGCACTGAAGAAGGTGATCACGTCCAGAGAGGGCTCGTACTGGGTGACACTGGAGTTCTCCAAGCTGGGCTACATCGGGAAGCTTTACCACTCGCGAGATCTTTCCCGACTTGCACATTTCCTGCTCATGTTCTATCAGGAGATGCCCTGCGACTGGCTCCTGATCCATTTCCGAGGCCTACTGGCCCAGAAGGATGTGATACGCTTCAAGCCATCCCTCTTCCAGCACATGGGATACTACTCATCTTACAAGGGGGCTGAGAACAAACTAAAAGACGACGATTTTGAGGAAGACTCACTTGATATCCCAGACAACCCGCCTGCCACGCTGTACACAAACATTAATGTGTTTGAGAGCTATGATGCAGCCAAAGCATATAGTAGTGTGGATGAATATTTCTGGGGCAAGGCGCCTTCCACCGGCGACTTCTACGTCATAGTCTTCAACAAGGCCACCAAAATCAGTAAGATAAAGATTGCCACCGGGACGGACGATCggcaaaatgacattttgcaccATGGAGCTTTGGAAGTTGGGGAGAAATTGGTGGGAACCAAAAAAGGCAAGCAGTGCTCCTCCTACATCACACTAGGGGAGTTTAAGAATGGGAACATCGAGGTTAACCACGTGGACCATAAGATCGCTTTTGACATAGAGTGTGTTCGCATTGTTGTTACAGCGAACCAGAAAGAATGGCTGATCATCAGAAGCATATGCCTGTGGACTACACAGACTCCAAGTCAGTGA